Proteins encoded in a region of the Limanda limanda chromosome 17, fLimLim1.1, whole genome shotgun sequence genome:
- the tfap4 gene encoding transcription factor AP-4, which produces MEYFMVPAQKVSSLQHFRKTEKEVIGGLCSLANIPLTPETARDQERRIRREIANSNERRRMQSINSGFQSLKTLIPHSDGEKLSKAAILQQTSDYIFALEQEKTRLLQQNSQLKRIIQELSGSSPKRRRAEEKDEGIGSPDILEEEKTEDLRREMIELRQQLEKERSVRMLLEDQMRSLDEQMYPETLKAIAQQVQEQQSLVHRHKQLERDLTPAHSPQMLAPATPPAPTHHATVIVPAPVQTPQPHHVTVVTMGPASVINTVSTSRQNLDTIVQAIQHIEGTQGKVAVGEEEQRRAVIVTSGRVLSDAAGSDTASNSDGPDDCSLP; this is translated from the exons ATGGAGTATTTCATGGTTCCAGCTCAGAAGGTTTCCTCCCTGCAGCACTTCAGGAAAACGGAGAAAGAAGTGATCGGGGGTCTGTgcag TCTGGCCAACATTCCTCTGACCCCAGAAACAGCCCGGGACCAAGAGAGGCGAATCCGCAGAGAGATCGCCAACAGCAACGAGCGTCGGCGTATGCAGAGCATCAACTCTGGCTTCCAGTCACTGAAAACACTCATCCCACACAGCGATGGAGAGAAGCTCAGCAAG GCTGCCATCCTGCAACAGACCTCAGACTACATTTTCGctctggagcaggagaagacGCGGCTATTGCAGCAGAACAGTCAGCTCAAGCGAATCATACAA GAGTTAAGTGGTTCTTCCCCAAAGAGGAGGCGTGCAGAGGAGAAGGATGAAGGGATCGGCTCGCCAGacatcctggaggaggagaagaccgAGGACTTGAGGAGGGAGATGATCGAGCTGcggcagcagctggagaaagagCGGTCCGTCCGGATGCTGCTGGAAGATCAG ATGCGCTCCCTGGATGAACAGATGTACCCAGAGACACTAAAGGCAATCGCCCAGCAGGTCCAGGAGCAGCAGAGCCTGGTTCATCGGCAcaagcagctggagagagaccTCACTCCAGCCCACAGCCCACAG ATGTTGGCGCCGGCGACCCCTCCCGCTCCCacacaccacgccacggtcatcGTCCCCGCACCGGTCCAAACTCCCCAGCCCCATCATGTCACCGTGGTAACCATGGGCCCTGCATCAGTCATCAACACAGTGTCCACGTCTCGACAGAACCTGGACACCATTGTTCAA GCGATCCAGCACATCGAGGGCACCCAGGGGAAGGTTGCTGTTGGCGAGGAAGAGCAGCGAAGGGCAGTCATCGTCACTTCAGGTCGCGTACTCTCCGACGCGGCGGGCTCCGACACGGCCTCGAACAGCGACGGGCCGGACGACTGCTCGCTGCCCTGA